In the Carassius auratus strain Wakin unplaced genomic scaffold, ASM336829v1 scaf_tig00025223, whole genome shotgun sequence genome, one interval contains:
- the LOC113078309 gene encoding uncharacterized protein LOC113078309 encodes MRPCQSAVNNNQKMSREIASSKTVRKDYSNGKGLSVAHDIRNNWSRKIEGGSNENLPMFKLNLDETGQNSDGFCRRSTFGKNITKENKTIMMIGATGAGKTTLINTMINYIMGVEWKDDFRFVLIDEGKHKSQAESQTSEITAYQINHMDGFRFPYSLTIVDTPGFGDTRGISHDQKITAQIQEFFSARGGIDCIDAVCFVVQASLARLTHTQKYVFDSILSIFGKDIAQNILVLVTFADGKRPPVLEAIKVADVPCSTTESGDPLHFKFNNSVLFATNNTSAHDEESDCDNFDEMFWKLGFSSMKKFFTSLITMKTQSLSLTQEVLKERKQLEVHVQGLQPQINAGLTKLDEIKKTRAALEQHKAEMDANKDFEYELEVTVPKQIKNNTSYYLTNCQKCFFTCHDTCVYADDRDKHKCYAMTDGKCRICPGKCPWDVHFNQMYKWDYVSEKRKETYQDLKKRFEDAHGQVMSKEKIFEELEKEFQVVQDIVAKLIKGSQKSLERLQEIALKPNPLSTPDYIDLMIESEKQEAKPGFQDRIRSLREVREKAEIISKVSTGRVLLDDWKDYKPEIRKRERSFNPRVLLPRLINYIQDVSSTW; translated from the coding sequence ATGAGACcatgccagtctgcagttaacaacaATCAAAAAATGTCAAGAGAAATTGCAAGCAGCAAAACCGTGAGAAAAGACTACAGCAATGGAAAGGGCTTAAGTGTTGCACATGATATAAGGAACAACTGGAGCAGAAAAATAGAAGGTGGAAGCAATGAAAACCTACCCATGTTTAAACTCAATCTGGATGAAACAGGGCAGAACAGCGATGGATTCTGCAGAAGAAGCACATTTGGGAAAAACATCACAAAAGAGAATAAGACCATTATGATGATCGGAGCCACAGGTGCAGGAAAAACCACTCTGATTAACACCATGATCAACTACATTATGGGAGTGGAGTGGAAAGATGACTTTCGGTTTGTGCTGATAGATGAAGGAAAGCACAAATCTCAGGCTGAAAGTCAGACATCAGAGATCACAGCATATCAGATTAATCACATGGATGGTTTCCGATTCCCATATTCTCTGACCATTGTGGACACACCAGGCTTTGGTGACACCAGAGGAATCTCACATGACCAGAAAATCACAGCACAGATTCAGGAGTTCTTCTCTGCACGTGGAGGGATCGACTGCAttgatgctgtgtgttttgtaGTACAGGCTTCACTTGCccgtctaacacacacacagaaatatgtCTTTGACTCCATTCTTTCCATATTTGGGAAGGACATTGCTCAGAACATCCTTGTGCTGGTCACCTTTGCAGATGGGAAAAGACCTCCTGTTCTCGAGGCCATCAAAGTCGCTGATGTGCCCTGCTCTACCACTGAGTCTGGAGATCCTCTTCACTTCAAGTTCAACAACTCTGTTCTGTTTGCTACCAATAACACATCAGCACATGACGAGGAGTCTGACTGTGACAACTTTGATGAAATGTTCTGGAAGTTGGGTTTTTCCAGCATGAAGAAATTCTTCACATCCCTTATCACGATGAAAACCCAGAGCTTGTCTCTCACACAAGAAGTCTTAAAAGAGCGAAAGCAACTAGAAGTGCATGTGCAGGGTCTCCAGCCCCAAATAAATGCTGGTCTGACAAAACTGGACGAAATCAAGAAGACAAGAGCTGCTTTGGAGCAGCACAAGGCTGAGATGGATGCAAACAAGGATTTTGAATATGAATTAGAAGTAACTGTCCCAAAACAGATTAAAAACAACACTAGCTACTACTTAACCAACTGCCAAAAATGTTTCTTCACATGTCATGATACATGTGTTTATGCAGATGACCGTGATAAACATAAGTGCTATGCTATGACAGATGGAAAGTGTAGGATCTGTCCTGGAAAGTGTCCCTGGGATGTGCACTTTAATCAGATGTACAAATGGGATTATGTCTcagaaaagagaaaggaaacttATCAGGATTTAAAAAAGCGATTTGAGGATGCGCATGGACAGGTCATGTCAAAAGAAAAGATCTTTGAAGAGCTTGAAAAGGAGTTTCAGGTTGTCCAGGATATTGTGGCTAAACTAATAAAGGGATCTCAAAAGTCTTTGGAGCGGCTTCAGGAAATTGCCCTCAAACCCAATCCTCTGTCGACCCCCGACTACATTGATCTGATGATTGAGTCTGAGAAACAAGAGGCTAAGCCTGGATTTCAAGATCGCATTCGGTCTTTAAGAGAAGTCAGGGAGAAGGCAGAGATCATCAGTAAGGTTTCCACAGGAAGAGTGCTTCTAGATGATTGGAAGGATTACAAACCTGaaataagaaaaagagaaagatccTTTAATCCAAGGGTTCTTTTGCCAAGGCTCATTAATTACATTCAGGACGTAAGCAGCACATGGTGA